AGTCGGAGACCAGGATGGTGCGACGGGCACGCGGCCAGCCACGCTCGACGGCCGGGCGCAGGGACCGGCCCTCCCGGATCTCGTCCCGGATCCGCTCGAAGTAGACGATGAAGGAGTCGGCGGTGATGCCGATCGCCACGATGGCACCGCAGACGGCCGGCAGGTTCAGCGCGAAGCCGAGGGCGATACCGAGCAGCACCATGATCGTGTAGGTGAGGATCGCGGAGACCAGGAGGCTGGCCAGGGCGACGAGCGCCAGTCCGCGGTAGTACGCCACCAGGTAGATGATCACGAGGATGAGGCCGATGGCACCGGCGATCAGACCGGCGCGCAGCTGCTCACCGCCGAGCGCGGGGCTGACCGTGGTCTCGGTGACGACGTCGAAGGACAGCGGCAGCGCACCGTAGGACAGCACGTTGGCGAGGTCCCGGGAGCTCTCCTGGGTGAACCCGCCGGAGATCTCCGCCTGGCCGCCGGCGATGGAGCTGGTCACCGAGGGGTCGGAGACGACCTCGCCGTCCAGGACGATCGCGAACTGGTTCTGCGGGGGCTGCTGGGTCGCCAGCTTGCCCGTGACGTCGGCGAACTTCTTGGCGCCGTCCTTGGTGAACTTGAGCTGGACGATCCAGCCCTTGCCCTGTTGGGTGTCGATGACGGCGGAGGCCTTGTCCACGCCGGTGCCCTCGACGGCCACCGGACCGAGGATCTCCTTGGCGGAGCCGTCGGTCTTGCAGGCGACGATGGGGTCGCTGGCCTTGGCGGCGGCCGCCGCCTCGCTCGCCTTGGCGCGGGACGCCGGGGTGGAGCAGTCGAGCGCCGCGAGCTGCTTCTGCAGCGCGGCGACGTCACCCGGGGCCGGCGTGGGCGTGGGCGCCTTCGGGTCCTTCTTGTCGGACCCGGCCTTGCCGTCCTTGGCCGAGGCGCTCGGGTCAACCGCGGGGTTGGCCTTGAGGGCGTCGGTGACGGCGCGGCCCTGGGGGCTGGCGGACGCGGAGGACGAGCCGGACGGCTTGGTCTTGTCGTCCTTGCTCTTGTCGTCCTTGTCCTTGGCCTTGTCCTTGTCCTTGTCGCCGACCGAGGCACTCGGCTTGGGCTCGGGGGACTTGACCCCGGGGGCCGAGGTCAGGACGGGGCGGAAGCCCAGCTTGGCGGTGGTACCGACCTGCTGACGGGCCTGCTTCGCGTTCGTCCCCTTGGGGATGTTCACGATGATGTGCTTCGCGCCCTGCGTCTGCACCTCGGATTCCGAGACGCCCAGACCGTTGACACGCCGGTCCATGATGCCGACCGCGGTGTCCATGTTGGTCTTGTTGATCGCGTTGGGCTTGCCGGGCTCGTTCTTGGCTTCCAGCGTGAAGCTGGTGCCGCCCGCGAGATCGATGCCCAATCGTGGCGTGGTGTCGCCGGAGGCGAACATGCCCCCGATGAGCGCCACCATGGCGATCAGGATCAGGGCCAGGACGCGGCCCGGCCTGCCCTGGCCGCCCGGGGACCTGCGGCCCTTCTTCGGTGCTGCCACCTTGTCGTTTCTCCCTGTCCAACCGCCGGGCGTCGGGTGTTCGCCGGACGGCCACGATGTGTTGTGGGGACTTGCCCCCCGCCGGAGCCTAGACCGTAAGAGAACCGCGGCACACCGCTCGGTGGGTGTTCCGCGGTTCCTTGAAGGGGTTACTTGGCGTCGGCGTCGCCGTCCCGCTTGGCGTCCTTCGCCGAGGCTTCGCCCGATTCGTCGGCCTTGTCAGCCTTGTCGGCCGCGGCCTCGGGGGCCTCCTTGCCGAGGTCGATCTTCTTCTCGTCGGCCGGGGCGTCGCCCTCGGTCAGCGAGGAGGCGTCGTCGGGGACCTCGGTCTCGTCGGGCTCGATGCCGTGGACGATGCGGTTGTACTCCTCGTCCTCCAGGACGGCGCCGATGGAGTTCTTCGCGTAGATCGCGTGGACGCCCGGGGCGACCTCGAGGAGCACGGAGTCCTCGCTGATCTCCTTGACGGTCGCGTACATGCCGCCGATCGTCCGCACACCGGTGCCCGGCTGCATCTGGTCGCGCATCTGCGCGGCCTGGCGCTGCTTGTTCTTGGCCGATCGCGTCATCAGGAACATGGCCCCGATGAGCACGATGAACGGCAGGAGAGTCACGATATTCACGGGGCGGGGTTTCCTTCACACGACCGCAGGGGGGCGGCCTGGTCTTCGGGGGTGGTATGCCGCACCGATACGGACGGCATCGGCGGAGTCTAAGCGAGTCCGCGCCTAACGAACAACGCTCAGCATGGCACCGGGGTTCCTGAGGCGAGAAGTCCCCGCGCCGTCACCCGCCGAAGAGTCCCTGCTGGCCGGGGCCGCCCGCGGCCTGCTGGGGCGGCACCATACCGAGGTGCGCCCAGGCCGCCGGGGTCGCGACCCGGCCCCGGGGGGTACGGGCCAGCAGACCCTCCCGGACGAGGAAGGGCTCGGCGACCTCCTCGACCGTCTCGCGCTCCTCGCCGACGGCGACGGCGAGGGTGGACAGGCCGACGGGGCCGCCACCGAAGAGCTTGAGCAGCGCGGTCAGCACGGCCCGGTCCAGCCGGTCCAGGCCCCGGCCGTCGACCTCGTAGACATTCAGCGCCTGGGCGGCGATCTCGCGTGTCACGACACCGTCGGCCTTGACCTGGGCGTAGTCGCGCACCCGGCGCAGCAGCCGGTTGGCGATGCGCGGGGTGCCGCGGGAGCGGCCGGCGATCTCGGCGGCCCCGTCGCCCTCTATCTCCACGTCCAGGAGACGGGCCGAGCGGTGGATGACGCGCTGGAGCTCGGCCGGGGCGTAGAACTCCATGTGCCCGGTGAAACCGAAGCGGTCCCGCAGCGGGGGCGGCAGCAGTCCGGCCCGGGTAGTGGCGCCGACGAGGGTGAAGGGCGGCAGCTCCAGCGGGATGGCGGTGGCGCCGGGGCCCTTGCCGACGATGACGTCGACGCGGAAGTCCTCCATCGCCATGTACAGCATCTCCTCGGCGGGCCGGGACATGCGGTGGATCTCGTCGAGGAAGAGGACCTCGCCCTCGGTGAGGGAGGACAGGATCGCGGCCAGGTCGCCGGCGTGCTGGATGGCGGGGCCGGAGGTGATGCGGATGGGGGCGCCCATCTCGGCGGCGATGATCATCGAGAGGGTGGTCTTGCCGAGCCCGGGCGCGCCCGAGAGCAGGACGTGGTCGGCGGTGGCTCCGCGCTGGCGGGCGGCGCGGAGCACGAGGTCGAGCTGCTCGCGGACCCGCTCCTGCCCGACGAATTCGTCGAGGTCCTTGGGGCGCAGGGCCGCCTCGACGGCCTGGTCCTCGCCGTCGGCGAGGGACCCGACCAGCCGGTCGCCTGCGGCGTACGGGCCGTCTGTCTCGGGGGCGGACTCGTCGTCCCAGTTCACGGGTTGAACCTCACGGTCGGTAATGGTGCGGGGCGGCACGGTCGGGCCGCCGGTGGCTGATCGGGGTCCGCCCGGGCCTCCCGGGCGGCGGGAAGGGCTGAGGCCCCTCCGTCAGCGGGCCCGGTTCAGGCTCTGCAGCGCCGCACGCAGCAGCTGGCCGACCTGCGGTGTGCCACCGTCGGCGGTCACCGCCTCGGCCTGCGGTGCCACCGTCTCCATCGCCTCCTCCGCCTCCCGGGCGGCGTAGCCGAGGCCCACCAGCGCGGCGAGCAGTTGCTCGCGCCAGCTCCCGGCGGCGGAGGCACCGCTGCGGGCGGGGCCGCCGGGGCCGACCGGGTCGCCGAGGCGGTCCTTGAGCTCGAGCAACAGGCGCTGTGCGCCCTTCTTCCCGATGCCGGGCACGGCGGTGAGCGCCTTCTCGTCGCCGGTGGAGACGGCACGGCGCAGGGCATCGGGGTCGTGCACCGCGAGCATGGCCTGGGCCAGCCGCGGACCGACGCCGCTGGCCGTCTGCAGCAGCTCGAAGACCTGGCGCTCGTCGTCGTCGGCGAAGCCGTAGAGGGTCAGGGACTCCTCGCGCACGACGAGGGACGTCGCGAGCTTGGCCTGCTGGCCGATGCGGAGCGTGGAGATCGTGTTCGGGGTGCACAGGACAGCCATGCCGACGCCGCCGACCTCGATGACGGCGGTGTCGGGTGCGAGGGCCGCGACCGGCCCGGAGACAAAGGCGATCATGCGCTGCCCTTCAGGGTTCGTACGGCCGCATCCGGCAGCCGGTGGGTGCGGCGGTGGGCGGCGACGGCCTGCTGGAGGCGGTTGGTCGCCGGGGCCCGCCAGATGTGACAGATGGCCAGGGCCAGGGCGTCGGCGGCGTCGGCCGGCTTGGGCGGCGCGTCGAGCCGCAGCAGCCGGGTGACCATGGCGCCGACCTGTGCCTTGTCGGCCCGGCCGGAGCCGGTGACGGCCGCCTTGACCTCGCTGGGGGTGTGCAGGGCGACGGGCAGTCCGCGGCGGGCGGCACAGAGCATGGCGACGGCGCTGGCCTGGGCGGTGCCCATGACCGTGCGGACATTGTGCTGGCTGAACACGCGCTCCACGGCGACGTATTCGGGCCGGAACTCGTCCAGCCACTGCTCGATGCCCTGCTCGACGAGGACGAGCCGCTCGGCGATGTCGGTGTCCGCCGGGGTCCGCACGACACCGACGCCGACCATGGTCAGCGGTCGGCCGGCGACGCCGTCCACCACACCGACGCCACAGCGCGTCAGCCCCGGGTCCACACCCAACACCCGCATCGCGGCCCTCCCTTCGGTCAGCTGTTTGTGCAGGCTATCGGCTGCCACTGACAAAGCGACGGGCCGACGGAGTGTGTCCGTCGGCCCGTCGTGCTCTGTTCGCGGAGATCAGGCGTCGGCCATCAGGCGTCGACCTTGGCCATGACCTCGTCGGAGACATCGAAGTTGGCGAAGACGTTCTGCACGTCGTCGCTGTCCTCCAGCGCGTCGATGAGCTTGAAGATCTTGCGCGCGCCGTCCTCGTCCAGCTCGACCTGCATGGTCGGCAGGAAGTTGGCGTCGGCCGAGTCGTAGTCGATGCCGGCGTCGACGAGGGCGGTGCGGACCGCGACCATGTCGGTGGCCTCGCTGACGACCTCGAAGGTCTCGCCGAGGTCGTTGACCTCTTCGGCACCCGCGTCGAGGACCGCGCCCAGGACGTCGTCCTCGCTCAGCTCACCCTTGGGGACGATGATGACGCCCTTGCGGTTGAAGAGGTACGACACCGAGCCGGGGTCGGCCATCGAGCCGCCGTTGCGGGTCATGGCGACGCGCACGTCGGAGGCGGCGCGGTTGCGGTTGTCGGTGAGGCACTCGATGAGCACCGCGACGCCGTTCGGCCCGTAGCCCTCGTACATGATGGTCTGGTAGTCGGCGCCGCCGGCTTCGAGACCCGCGCCGCGCTTGACGGCACTGTCGATGTTCTTGTTGGGGACCGAGCTCTTCTTGGCCTTCTGGATGGCGTCGAAGAGCGTCGGGTTACCGGCCGGGTCGGCGCCGCCCGTACGGGCCGCCACCTCGATGTTCTTGATCATCTTCGCGAAGAGCTTGCCGCGCTTGGCGTCGATCACGGCCTTCTTGTGCTTCGTCGTAGCCCATTTAGAGTGGCCGGACATCCGCCTGTCTCCTTCGCGTAACCAATTACTTAACGAACGACTGAGATCCTACCGGGACCGGTTCACGTCGTGGCGCCCACCGTACCCACGCTCTGCCGGGCCATCTCGACGAACAGGGCGTGCACCCGGTGGTCGCCGGTCAGCTCGGGGTGGAAGGACGTGGCCAGGACATTGCCCTGCCGCACGGCGACGGTGTGCCCGTCGTACCGGGCGAGCACCTCGACCTGGGCGCCGACGGACTCCACCCACGGGGCGCGGATGAAGACGCCCTCGA
The window above is part of the Streptomyces syringium genome. Proteins encoded here:
- the secD gene encoding protein translocase subunit SecD, translated to MAAPKKGRRSPGGQGRPGRVLALILIAMVALIGGMFASGDTTPRLGIDLAGGTSFTLEAKNEPGKPNAINKTNMDTAVGIMDRRVNGLGVSESEVQTQGAKHIIVNIPKGTNAKQARQQVGTTAKLGFRPVLTSAPGVKSPEPKPSASVGDKDKDKAKDKDDKSKDDKTKPSGSSSASASPQGRAVTDALKANPAVDPSASAKDGKAGSDKKDPKAPTPTPAPGDVAALQKQLAALDCSTPASRAKASEAAAAAKASDPIVACKTDGSAKEILGPVAVEGTGVDKASAVIDTQQGKGWIVQLKFTKDGAKKFADVTGKLATQQPPQNQFAIVLDGEVVSDPSVTSSIAGGQAEISGGFTQESSRDLANVLSYGALPLSFDVVTETTVSPALGGEQLRAGLIAGAIGLILVIIYLVAYYRGLALVALASLLVSAILTYTIMVLLGIALGFALNLPAVCGAIVAIGITADSFIVYFERIRDEIREGRSLRPAVERGWPRARRTILVSDFVSFLAAAVLFIVTVGKVQGFAFTLGLTTLLDVVVVFFFTKPLMTLLARRKFFASGHPWSGLDPKRLGVKPPLRASRRPAAPVDPKEA
- the yajC gene encoding preprotein translocase subunit YajC, with amino-acid sequence MNIVTLLPFIVLIGAMFLMTRSAKNKQRQAAQMRDQMQPGTGVRTIGGMYATVKEISEDSVLLEVAPGVHAIYAKNSIGAVLEDEEYNRIVHGIEPDETEVPDDASSLTEGDAPADEKKIDLGKEAPEAAADKADKADESGEASAKDAKRDGDADAK
- the ruvB gene encoding Holliday junction branch migration DNA helicase RuvB, producing the protein MNWDDESAPETDGPYAAGDRLVGSLADGEDQAVEAALRPKDLDEFVGQERVREQLDLVLRAARQRGATADHVLLSGAPGLGKTTLSMIIAAEMGAPIRITSGPAIQHAGDLAAILSSLTEGEVLFLDEIHRMSRPAEEMLYMAMEDFRVDVIVGKGPGATAIPLELPPFTLVGATTRAGLLPPPLRDRFGFTGHMEFYAPAELQRVIHRSARLLDVEIEGDGAAEIAGRSRGTPRIANRLLRRVRDYAQVKADGVVTREIAAQALNVYEVDGRGLDRLDRAVLTALLKLFGGGPVGLSTLAVAVGEERETVEEVAEPFLVREGLLARTPRGRVATPAAWAHLGMVPPQQAAGGPGQQGLFGG
- the ruvA gene encoding Holliday junction branch migration protein RuvA, whose product is MIAFVSGPVAALAPDTAVIEVGGVGMAVLCTPNTISTLRIGQQAKLATSLVVREESLTLYGFADDDERQVFELLQTASGVGPRLAQAMLAVHDPDALRRAVSTGDEKALTAVPGIGKKGAQRLLLELKDRLGDPVGPGGPARSGASAAGSWREQLLAALVGLGYAAREAEEAMETVAPQAEAVTADGGTPQVGQLLRAALQSLNRAR
- the ruvC gene encoding crossover junction endodeoxyribonuclease RuvC; the protein is MRVLGVDPGLTRCGVGVVDGVAGRPLTMVGVGVVRTPADTDIAERLVLVEQGIEQWLDEFRPEYVAVERVFSQHNVRTVMGTAQASAVAMLCAARRGLPVALHTPSEVKAAVTGSGRADKAQVGAMVTRLLRLDAPPKPADAADALALAICHIWRAPATNRLQQAVAAHRRTHRLPDAAVRTLKGSA
- a CDS encoding YebC/PmpR family DNA-binding transcriptional regulator, giving the protein MSGHSKWATTKHKKAVIDAKRGKLFAKMIKNIEVAARTGGADPAGNPTLFDAIQKAKKSSVPNKNIDSAVKRGAGLEAGGADYQTIMYEGYGPNGVAVLIECLTDNRNRAASDVRVAMTRNGGSMADPGSVSYLFNRKGVIIVPKGELSEDDVLGAVLDAGAEEVNDLGETFEVVSEATDMVAVRTALVDAGIDYDSADANFLPTMQVELDEDGARKIFKLIDALEDSDDVQNVFANFDVSDEVMAKVDA